In a single window of the Littorina saxatilis isolate snail1 linkage group LG3, US_GU_Lsax_2.0, whole genome shotgun sequence genome:
- the LOC138962381 gene encoding alpha-ketoglutarate-dependent dioxygenase alkB homolog 3-like isoform X1 → MLPKRNERLRFFPNFLDPQESAVLYDQLFHNIPWRQRSIIIQGASYLMPRLTAWFGEQPYTYSGVTHDAQLEWPSEIQELRNRLDEIIGIRFNSLLCNCYRDGHDSIDWHSDDEASLGTNPTIASLSFGDTRVFEMRKKPPPGHPVDYTFSQRVRVPLVSGSLLIMEGATQADWQHKVPKEYHDRGPRINLTFRVICPEKT, encoded by the exons ATGTTGCCGAAAAGGAATGAGCG GTTGCGCTTCTTTCCCAACTTTTTGGACCCGCAGGAGTCAGCGGTTCTGTACgatcagctgtttcacaataTTCCTTGGCGCCAGAGGTCCATTATTATCCAGGGTGCCTCGTACCTCATGCCTCGTCTCACTGCATGGTTCGGGGAACAGCCTTACACGTATTCTGGTGTCACCCATGACGCACAGTTAGAG TGGCCTTCTGAGATCCAAGAGCTGAGAAATCGACTGGACGAGATTATCGGCATCCGCTTCAACTCTCTCCTGTGCAACTGTTACCGCGATGGCCACGACAGCATAGACTGGCATTCAGATGATGAGGCTTCCCTAGGAACCAACCCTACCATTGCGTCCTTGTCGTTTGGAGACACCAGGGTGTTTGAGATGAGGAAAAAACCACCAcca GGCCACCCAGTTGACTACACATTCAGCCAGAGGGTGCGTGTGCCACTGGTCAGTGGGTCTTTGCTCATCATGGAAGGTGCTACGCAGGCTGACTGGCAG CACAAGGTCCCGAAGGAATACCATGACAGAGGACCTCGCATCAACCTGACCTTCAGGGTCATTTGTCCGGAAAAAACATGA
- the LOC138962381 gene encoding alpha-ketoglutarate-dependent dioxygenase alkB homolog 3-like isoform X2, with protein sequence MPRLTAWFGEQPYTYSGVTHDAQLEWPSEIQELRNRLDEIIGIRFNSLLCNCYRDGHDSIDWHSDDEASLGTNPTIASLSFGDTRVFEMRKKPPPGHPVDYTFSQRVRVPLVSGSLLIMEGATQADWQHKVPKEYHDRGPRINLTFRVICPEKT encoded by the exons ATGCCTCGTCTCACTGCATGGTTCGGGGAACAGCCTTACACGTATTCTGGTGTCACCCATGACGCACAGTTAGAG TGGCCTTCTGAGATCCAAGAGCTGAGAAATCGACTGGACGAGATTATCGGCATCCGCTTCAACTCTCTCCTGTGCAACTGTTACCGCGATGGCCACGACAGCATAGACTGGCATTCAGATGATGAGGCTTCCCTAGGAACCAACCCTACCATTGCGTCCTTGTCGTTTGGAGACACCAGGGTGTTTGAGATGAGGAAAAAACCACCAcca GGCCACCCAGTTGACTACACATTCAGCCAGAGGGTGCGTGTGCCACTGGTCAGTGGGTCTTTGCTCATCATGGAAGGTGCTACGCAGGCTGACTGGCAG CACAAGGTCCCGAAGGAATACCATGACAGAGGACCTCGCATCAACCTGACCTTCAGGGTCATTTGTCCGGAAAAAACATGA